The DNA segment AAGCATCCGTTGCACATATCGGCTTCGGCACAGACCAGAACATCAGACGACTTTTGTGAACTCTAGCCTGCGGGTAGACACACCAAAACCGGGATACAGGAGACTCGGCGTCGCATCAGAGAACCGTGTGGCGTCCTTAGCTGCACAAGCGGTCTTGTGGCTAACCAGGAATGGACCTTGGGGAAAAGCTGCTTCTGTcctccacacccccctccttgtGTGGCCAAGGGCCTCGGACGATATGAAGGTCGACCGCGGGGCttttggcagcagcaaaatTCGAGGGGCACGACTGCAAATGCTCGATAGCGCTGCAGAAGAAGAGTCCGCGCTCATCTTCAACGGGGCCAATGACAAACCCCTGCGCTAACCAAGTCCCCCCCGAATCGGTTcctggttgctggtgctcAACATCCCGGTCTGGCTCAGTAGCACGGAGGCACAGTGGAATGGTTGTTCCTCAGCCCCCGAGTCTCTCATAAGCGTCATCTTGACCAGTCGTGGTGGGCACCATTTCTTCTGTCAACTCTATTTTCACTCCCTCCACACTCTTTCTTCTTTACTGCAGCCCGCCTGCCGTCGCCTGGCCTCGTGCGGCCCACCAGGACCTTGAGCCCTTTCCCACGTCAACAAGTAGGTCCCTCAAGTGCCGGACACTGCGGATACATATGCGGGATCCCGCCCCGCCGTCGTGACCCTGAGTGTGGGTGTCATTGCTGAGTTCCATTCACGATCGCCTGGCCCGGGATGCCAGAAGCAACAGCCATCATGAGCACCATGCGTGGCctcaccgaggccgaggcgaaCCACATCATTGCCATCGAGCAAGGTTGCTCGGCCATCTCACTGTTGGGGTGTCTTTTCGTCCTCGTCACCTTCTCCGTCTCTGATGCCTTCCGCCAACGGGCCGTCAACCGCATGGTCTTCTACGCCACCTTTGGCAACATGTTGACGAATGTCGCCACCCTCATGACGAGAACATATGTCGGCGACGAGAACTCGTTTGGTTGTCAGCTCCAAGGCTTCTTGATTCAAGTGTGAGCTCTACCCATGTTGCCAGTGGTTCCGTACACTGTTTAAGCTGACGAGATCCCTCTCGCAGATTTATGCAAGGCGATGCGTACTGGGCTTTGGCCATGGCCATTAATGTGTGGCTCACATTCTACCACAAGTATGACCAAAGAATGTTGAGAAGGATGGAGATCGCCTACTTTGTCTGTTGCTACGGTGTGCCATTCATTCCGGGATTCACGTTCATCTTTGCCTCAAACCAAAACGGGAGGCCATACGGCAATGCCGTCTTATGGTGCTGGCTGAGGCCCGAATGGGAGATCTACAGAATTGCGCTGTTTTACGGGCCTGTGTGGTATGTAAGCTGCCATGGTGCCTTTTGGGCGATTGCTGACAGGATTTAGGCTTTCCATCGTCGTCACAATGTTTATTTACTTGCGGGCTGGGCGCGAAATCTACCAGAAGCGACGAAAGATGCTCAActtcagctcctccaatGGCACTGGCACAGTAGTAGGAAACGAGCCGTTCTCACCTGTTGCAAACGAGttctccaccgccttcaACTTCAAGACCACGGAGGTCACCCAAACCACCGAGATTATTCAGCCACCTGCCCCTATCGCAGCCGCTCACTCAAGAACAAAGTCACCAGGTGCCCCTGCCGGGGCTCAGGTCAAAGACCCCAACTTCTCTTACTCTGTCAACATTTCCGCCGATCCCTCTGCCAACGCACGTGTCTccctcgacgacgatgacctCGAAGCCGCCGAAAGCCCAACCACATTGACGTCAACGATGAGCAGCACCCAAAAGGCCAAGCATGCCCGTGTGATGAGCAGCGGTGGCTTCCAGTCCACACAGATATCCACCGGCAACTCCCCCAACCTTCACGCCCGCCGGCGCAACATGGAGAATAACAACGCGACCTGGTCATACGCCAAGTGCtccattctcttcttcagcgtcctcctcatcacatGGATCCCTTCCTCTGGAAATCGTGTCTACAGCATGGTCCACCGCGGCGAGGTCTCCAAGCCGCTCTTCTTTGCCTCGGCTTTTGTGCTACCACTTCAGGGATTTTGGAACGCAATCATTTACATGGTCACATCGTGGGCGGCGTGCAAGTCCCTCTGGGCTGCCATTATGCTCAGCCTCCCCGGCTGCTGCTCTGGGAGGAGCAGACGGATGAGCGTGGTCGAGATCACCGACGGAAAGCCGCATCATCATACGCTTCGACGGGATCAGGGGTATTCCGGGCGGCAGTCGACAGTTGGGAAGTGGGTTGGGAGCAAGAGCCTGCAGGAGGAGAGCACGAGCATGGAGGATttgacgagggaggggaggtcaCATGCTGAGCGGACGTCGCCTGTGTAATAATATTTTTtgtattttcttttttgttttagGGATGTTTTTTGGATGATGGAATGGAGGACTTTTGATGAGAGATacccccgccaccgccaccgaggGATAGGGGTGGGATTACTACGTACAACaaattttcttttcttgtttttggATACCCCCTTTTGTTTTGGATGAAAAgagatgtgtgtgtgtgtgtgtgtgtgtgtgtgtgtgtggtgtgtttTGGTGCTATTGATATCAGTTGGGTGGATTATGGGGAATTGGCGGCCGCGGATATTATGATGATATGATCATGACGGTCTCTCTCATGAAAGCATTCAATATCATTGATGAGTAACAATCCATTGAATTGTGAAAGTTTGTTTTGCTGTCACTCGCCGTCTGACTACTTTTCACCAAAAGCCACGTCATCCAATCGAGTGCATGTTTTTACGAACAGACTCTTCTGGAGCCTTTTCCAGACGTGCAGCCAGCTGTCATCAAGCCACGACTTCCAAATGGGGATGAGCCCAGCGTCCGATTTCGGTGTCGGATGGCAGTTTGGGAGATTGGGGACACATGGATGTTGGATCATTTGGCcttgtgggggtgggttgatAATATGTAAGAAGCAGAGTTTTTATTTTGTTGGCCCGCATAGGTAAGTAAGGTAAGCACCTGCCACTTTGTACGTAAAATGTTTTCGACTGTGAAGCCGTGATTGACGGATAGGTACGAAAAGTTTATTGGACCTTTGCAGGCACCTGAATTAAGTCCCTGTTAGTTTGAGATTGGTGGTGAGATAGGTGTTGGTCGTGGAGGGGGCTGAGCCGCTTTGCTGAGCCTCTTGAGTTGAGGCCGGGAAGTTGGGATGGGGGCGTGTAACGCTGCCATGTTGTTTGGTGCCGTTTTTGTGCGGGGACTATACCTGGGGTTTagagatggggaggtgggtgttgagtGAGGTTTGGAGTGGTCTTGACACTGGCCCCAGCCAGATCCAGTTTAGTACCGGGTGGGTTATGGCAGGAGTGGTGTTGAGCGTTGAGTTTACGGGTTTAGGTTTGGGCCAACGAAGTTTATTATGAGGCTTCTTGTTCATGAGGTGTCTGGGTGGGGTTCTTTGGCAACGGTCAGGACCATTGAGGCTTGTTTTACGTTACGGATGCCGATTTCGGCCTTTAATTTCTTCTTTACACTTTTCCATCATAACGTGGGTGCTGCGCAGGAAATGCATCTTGAAGGGCTGAACTCTGACTTTTGTTGTCATATCTAGGTAGAGTTTCGTGCAAGCCGTCAGTCGCTCAGTTTTGCGGGATTTGGTTAACGGTTagttaggtaggtaggtaacgACATTGGGCTTCATGAACGCTGAAAAGTGCCACGCAGTAATCCTGCTCTGATCGGTAGATGGGGCCAAGCCAGTCAGATCCAATAGGTCTTATGTCGCATCATGGTGGGCGAGTGAGACATACACTCGTTTTTGGCCCCCAGCTGTTTGGTGTCTCACAAGTGGAGGCGCAGCCGCATGGAGGTACAGTCAGCAGATCAAGTTTCCCAGCGGAGTGTGCTGACGACGTAGGACAAAGTGGAAAAAGgatctggggaggagaagggagggTTACAACCCGTTTTCGGGTAGATTCCATCTGGGATGGGACGGTCGGGGTGGTCTACGGCGCTTGTTGGGTCAccgaggttgttggtttaCATCTGGGGAGCTGCTGGGTTCTAGTGTTCTAGCGGCATAGAGAGGCACCAGTGTTCCcgaagggaggagaggacgGAATGCCTCTCCTATATAATTAAATATTCCTGCAATGCGCCATCCCTCTCGTGCTGTTCCCACTGGGCTTCGGTGCAAGCTGTTCGCTCGA comes from the Podospora pseudocomata strain CBS 415.72m chromosome 5, whole genome shotgun sequence genome and includes:
- a CDS encoding hypothetical protein (EggNog:ENOG503NZXQ; COG:S), with amino-acid sequence MPEATAIMSTMRGLTEAEANHIIAIEQGCSAISLLGCLFVLVTFSVSDAFRQRAVNRMVFYATFGNMLTNVATLMTRTYVGDENSFGCQLQGFLIQVFMQGDAYWALAMAINVWLTFYHKYDQRMLRRMEIAYFVCCYGVPFIPGFTFIFASNQNGRPYGNAVLWCWLRPEWEIYRIALFYGPVWLSIVVTMFIYLRAGREIYQKRRKMLNFSSSNGTGTVVGNEPFSPVANEFSTAFNFKTTEVTQTTEIIQPPAPIAAAHSRTKSPGAPAGAQVKDPNFSYSVNISADPSANARVSLDDDDLEAAESPTTLTSTMSSTQKAKHARVMSSGGFQSTQISTGNSPNLHARRRNMENNNATWSYAKCSILFFSVLLITWIPSSGNRVYSMVHRGEVSKPLFFASAFVLPLQGFWNAIIYMVTSWAACKSLWAAIMLSLPGCCSGRSRRMSVVEITDGKPHHHTLRRDQGYSGRQSTVGKWVGSKSLQEESTSMEDLTREGRSHAERTSPV